From a region of the Streptococcus ruminantium genome:
- a CDS encoding M24 family metallopeptidase, which produces MQKRLEKFESKLAQSEVDGILVTGQNNIYYLTGFWGTEATVFISGRRRLFVTDARYILIAKATVHDFDIIDSRFALEEIAKVIKEDGLETIGFDSEVTYSFYQSLTTVFADYQLVAMSHFIEDLRMIKDEKEIAAIRRACQISDQAFVDVLDFIKPGQTTEMDVNHFLDYRMRQLGAEGASFEFIVASGYRSAMPHGRASDKMIQSGETLTLDFGCYYQHYVSDMTRTIHIGHVTDQEREIYDVVLRANKTLIEQAKEGITYRDFDRIPREIISDAGYGANFTHGIGHGMGLDVHEYPYFGKSDETIKAGMVLTDEPGIYLDNQYGVRIEDDLLITEIDCEVLTLAPKELIVLK; this is translated from the coding sequence ATGCAAAAAAGACTTGAAAAATTTGAGAGCAAGCTAGCCCAGTCAGAAGTTGATGGGATTTTAGTGACAGGACAGAATAATATCTACTACCTAACCGGTTTTTGGGGGACAGAGGCGACTGTCTTCATCAGTGGTAGGCGCCGTTTGTTTGTGACAGATGCTCGTTATATCTTGATTGCCAAAGCGACAGTGCATGATTTTGACATCATTGATAGCCGTTTTGCCCTTGAAGAGATTGCAAAGGTGATTAAGGAAGATGGGCTTGAAACCATTGGTTTTGATAGCGAAGTGACCTATAGCTTCTATCAGAGCTTGACCACTGTGTTTGCAGATTACCAATTAGTTGCCATGTCTCACTTTATCGAAGATTTGCGTATGATTAAGGATGAAAAAGAAATAGCTGCAATTCGTCGTGCTTGTCAGATTTCAGATCAGGCTTTTGTAGATGTATTGGATTTTATCAAGCCTGGTCAGACGACAGAGATGGATGTCAATCATTTTCTTGATTACCGTATGCGTCAGCTCGGAGCAGAAGGAGCTTCTTTTGAGTTCATTGTAGCATCTGGCTATCGTTCTGCCATGCCGCATGGACGAGCATCTGATAAGATGATTCAGTCAGGCGAGACCTTGACGTTGGATTTTGGTTGTTACTATCAGCACTATGTGAGTGATATGACACGAACCATCCATATCGGTCATGTGACAGACCAAGAGCGTGAGATTTATGATGTAGTCTTACGTGCCAATAAGACCTTGATTGAGCAAGCCAAGGAAGGTATCACCTATCGTGACTTTGATCGTATTCCGCGTGAGATCATTAGTGATGCAGGCTACGGTGCCAACTTTACGCATGGTATTGGGCATGGTATGGGCTTGGATGTCCATGAGTACCCCTATTTTGGAAAATCTGATGAAACCATCAAGGCAGGCATGGTTCTGACAGATGAGCCAGGAATTTATTTGGATAATCAATACGGTGTTCGTATTGAGGATGACCTTCTCATTACGGAAATTGATTGTGAAGTCTTGACTTTAGCACCGAAAGAATTGATTGTTTTGAAGTAA
- the efp gene encoding elongation factor P, translated as MIEASKLRAGMTFETEGKLIKVLDASHHKPGKGNTIMRMKLRDVRTGSTFDTTYRPDEKFEQAIIETVPAQYLYQMDDTAYFMNTETYDQYEIPVATIKEELLYILENSDVKIQFYGTEVIGVTVPTTVELTVVETQPSIKGATVTGSGKPATMETGLVVNVPDFIEVGQKLVINTAEGTYVSRA; from the coding sequence ATGATTGAAGCAAGTAAACTTAGAGCGGGAATGACGTTTGAAACGGAAGGTAAGTTGATTAAGGTCTTAGATGCAAGTCACCATAAGCCGGGCAAAGGAAACACTATCATGCGTATGAAATTACGTGATGTGCGTACAGGTTCTACGTTTGATACGACCTACCGTCCAGATGAAAAATTTGAGCAAGCGATCATCGAAACTGTTCCAGCTCAGTACCTTTATCAAATGGATGACACTGCTTACTTCATGAACACTGAAACCTATGATCAGTATGAAATTCCGGTGGCAACTATCAAGGAAGAATTGCTTTACATTTTGGAAAACTCAGATGTGAAAATTCAGTTCTATGGGACAGAGGTAATTGGTGTGACTGTACCGACAACCGTTGAATTGACAGTTGTTGAGACGCAGCCATCCATTAAGGGGGCGACTGTGACAGGTTCAGGTAAGCCAGCTACTATGGAAACAGGTCTTGTGGTAAACGTGCCAGACTTTATCGAAGTAGGACAAAAACTCGTCATCAACACAGCAGAGGGAACTTACGTTTCACGCGCTTAA
- a CDS encoding DNA adenine methylase has protein sequence MIQLQRTQPTLQPFTKWTGGKRQLLPVIKSLMPDNYNSYFEPFIGGGAVFFELIPKKAIINDFNSELINCYRQIKDNPQKLIELLVEHQKNNSKDYYLELRSVDRDDRIHAMTDTERAARIMYMLRVDFNGLYRVNSKNQFNVPYGRYKNPKIVDSELILSISQYLNKNNIEILTGDFEKAVEDVGAGDFVYFDPPYIPLSETSAFTSYTHEGFSYEEQVRLRDVFRKLDKKGAYVMLSNSSSPLVEELYKGFNIHKVEATRTNGAKASSRGKISEFIVTNYDK, from the coding sequence ATGATACAATTACAACGAACTCAACCAACTTTACAACCTTTTACAAAATGGACTGGTGGGAAGCGACAACTGCTTCCGGTTATAAAATCTCTTATGCCAGACAATTATAATAGTTATTTTGAACCATTCATTGGTGGTGGGGCGGTATTTTTCGAACTCATTCCGAAAAAAGCAATTATCAATGATTTCAATAGTGAGCTTATCAACTGTTATCGTCAAATAAAAGATAATCCCCAAAAACTCATTGAACTACTAGTTGAGCATCAAAAAAACAACTCTAAAGATTATTATTTAGAACTACGATCTGTTGATAGAGATGACAGAATCCATGCTATGACAGACACCGAACGTGCTGCTCGTATCATGTATATGTTGCGAGTTGATTTCAATGGCTTGTATCGTGTTAATTCTAAAAATCAGTTCAATGTACCTTATGGTCGCTATAAAAATCCTAAGATTGTTGATAGTGAGTTAATTTTATCTATTTCTCAATATCTAAATAAAAATAATATTGAGATTTTGACAGGGGATTTCGAAAAAGCTGTTGAAGATGTAGGTGCTGGAGATTTTGTTTATTTTGACCCACCGTATATACCTCTTTCAGAAACAAGTGCCTTTACATCTTACACTCATGAAGGTTTTTCCTATGAAGAACAAGTTAGATTGCGTGATGTTTTTAGAAAACTAGATAAGAAAGGTGCCTATGTAATGTTATCCAATTCGTCTAGTCCGTTAGTGGAAGAATTATATAAAGGTTTTAATATTCATAAGGTAGAAGCTACTAGGACTAATGGGGCGAAAGCATCAAGTCGAGGAAAAATATCAGAATTTATCGTAACTAATTATGACAAATAA
- a CDS encoding type II restriction endonuclease encodes MEKNRDFDKWLSTMTDTIADWTYYTDFPKVYDNVESIKVPLNIMNSLIGSKNIQQDFLDLYQNYPEVLKVIPILIAKRLKDTIIVKDPIKDFYFDFRKPNYSIEEYAMFLEKSGIFDLLEKHIVSNLVDYVTGVEVGMDTNGRKNRTGHAMENIVQNYLEAAGYVLGKTLFKEVYQNKIEELFSVDLSAITNEGNTAKRFDFVIKHNSTIYLIEVNFYSSGGSKLNETARSYKMIAEEAKTIPNVEFMWFTDGKGWHKAKKNLQETFEVLPHLYNTNDLKNNILKTLK; translated from the coding sequence GTGGAAAAAAATAGAGACTTTGACAAATGGTTGTCTACCATGACAGACACTATAGCGGATTGGACTTATTATACAGATTTTCCAAAAGTCTACGATAATGTGGAAAGTATAAAAGTTCCTCTTAATATTATGAATAGTCTTATTGGTAGCAAAAATATACAACAAGATTTTTTAGATTTGTACCAAAATTATCCAGAAGTTTTGAAAGTTATACCAATCCTTATTGCGAAACGTTTGAAAGATACAATTATTGTTAAAGACCCTATAAAAGATTTTTATTTCGACTTTCGTAAGCCAAACTATAGTATTGAAGAATATGCTATGTTTTTGGAAAAGTCAGGGATCTTTGATTTACTCGAGAAGCATATTGTATCAAATCTAGTGGACTACGTTACAGGAGTAGAAGTCGGCATGGATACTAACGGTAGGAAGAACCGTACTGGACATGCTATGGAAAATATTGTGCAAAATTATCTAGAGGCGGCTGGTTATGTTTTAGGTAAAACTCTATTCAAGGAAGTCTATCAAAATAAGATTGAGGAACTCTTCTCAGTTGATTTATCCGCCATCACTAATGAGGGAAATACAGCCAAACGATTTGACTTTGTTATCAAGCATAATTCAACTATTTATTTGATCGAGGTTAATTTTTACTCAAGTGGTGGATCGAAATTAAATGAAACAGCACGTTCATATAAGATGATTGCAGAAGAAGCGAAGACAATTCCTAATGTGGAATTTATGTGGTTTACTGACGGAAAAGGTTGGCATAAGGCTAAGAAAAATTTACAAGAAACTTTTGAGGTTTTGCCTCACTTGTATAATACCAACGATTTAAAAAATAATATTTTAAAGACTTTAAAATAG
- a CDS encoding Asp23/Gls24 family envelope stress response protein — protein MTTEYQGEIVIAPRVLEVITGIAAAKVDGVHSLQNKRVADSWSKTSLNKGVYLQTDEEGRVIADIYVYLEYGVNVPAVSMEIQRAVKVAVYNYAEVQVTAVNIHVNGIVPDKTPKPALKDLFGEDFLDEE, from the coding sequence ATGACAACAGAATATCAAGGTGAGATTGTTATTGCGCCTCGCGTACTTGAAGTAATTACAGGTATTGCCGCAGCTAAGGTTGACGGAGTACACTCGCTTCAAAATAAGCGTGTAGCAGATAGTTGGTCAAAAACATCATTGAATAAGGGTGTCTACCTTCAGACTGACGAAGAAGGTAGAGTGATTGCAGATATTTATGTCTACCTAGAGTATGGTGTAAATGTCCCTGCTGTATCTATGGAAATTCAGCGTGCGGTTAAGGTAGCGGTATATAATTATGCGGAAGTCCAAGTGACTGCAGTTAATATCCATGTTAACGGTATTGTTCCTGATAAAACGCCAAAACCAGCATTGAAAGATTTGTTCGGAGAGGATTTCCTTGATGAAGAATAA
- the uvrA gene encoding excinuclease ABC subunit UvrA has product MQENIIIHGARAHNLKNIDVTIPREKLVVVTGLSGSGKSSLAFDTLYAEGQRRYVESLSAYARQFLGNMDKPDVDSIEGLSPAISIDQKTTSRNPRSTVGTATEINDYLRLLYARVGVPYCIHGHGAIAASSVEQIVDEVLELPERQRLQILAPVVRRKKGQHKTILEKIQRDGYVRVRVNGEVYDLSEVPELSKSRAHTIEVVVDRIVVKEGIRTRLFDSIEAALRLADGYVLIDTMDGKEMLFSEHYACPVCGFTVPELEPRLFSFNAPFGSCSDCDGLGTKLEVDLDLIVPDTSKTLREGALAPWNPISSNYYPQMLEQAMNHFGVDMDKPFEELTDDEKNLIFYGSNGKEFHFHYENEFGGVRDIDIPFEGLVINIDRRYRETNSDYTRTVMKSYMNELTCGTCHGYRLNDQALSVKVGGEKGFHIGQLSDLSVADHLEVLSQLTLSANEATIATPIIKEIKDRLTFLNNVGLNYLTLSRAAGTLSGGESQRIRLATQIGSNLSGVLYILDEPSIGLHQRDNDRLIASLKKMRDLGNTLIVVEHDEDTMREADWLIDIGPGAGVFGGEIVAAGTPAQVAKNKKSITGQYLSGKRQIPVPLERRIGNGRFLEVTGAKENNLQDVTVRFPLGKFLAVTGVSGSGKSTLVNSILKKAIAQKLNRNSDKPGKFESISGIEHLDRLIDIDQSPIGRTPRSNPATYTGVFDDIRDLFAQTNEAKIRGYKKGRFSFNVKGGRCEACSGDGIIKIEMHFLPDVFVPCEVCHGHRYNSETLEVHYKEKNIAQVLDMTVNDAVEFFKHIPKIERKLRTIQDVGLGYVTLGQPATTLSGGEAQRMKLASELHKRSTGKSLYILDEPTTGLHTEDIAQLLKVLARFVDDGNTVLVIEHNLDVIKTADYIIDMGPEGGIGGGTVVATGTPEEVAENPASFTGQYLKMKLK; this is encoded by the coding sequence ATGCAAGAAAATATTATTATTCATGGTGCGCGTGCCCATAATTTAAAAAATATTGATGTGACAATTCCACGTGAAAAATTAGTGGTAGTAACCGGTTTATCTGGTTCAGGAAAGTCGAGTTTGGCATTTGATACCTTGTACGCTGAAGGACAGCGGCGCTATGTGGAAAGTTTGTCCGCCTACGCCCGTCAGTTTTTAGGGAATATGGATAAGCCAGATGTGGATTCGATTGAAGGTCTCAGTCCTGCTATCTCTATTGATCAAAAGACTACATCACGAAATCCTCGGTCAACAGTTGGGACAGCGACAGAAATCAATGATTATCTTCGTCTGCTCTATGCTCGTGTTGGAGTGCCATACTGTATCCATGGACACGGAGCGATTGCTGCTTCTTCAGTGGAGCAGATTGTTGATGAAGTGTTGGAATTGCCAGAACGCCAACGTTTGCAAATTTTAGCGCCTGTCGTTCGTCGAAAAAAGGGGCAACATAAGACCATTCTTGAAAAAATACAGCGAGATGGCTACGTCCGAGTTCGTGTCAATGGTGAAGTGTATGATCTGTCAGAAGTGCCAGAATTGTCCAAGAGCAGGGCACATACTATTGAAGTTGTAGTCGATAGGATTGTTGTTAAAGAAGGCATTCGCACTCGTCTCTTTGACTCTATTGAAGCAGCTCTGCGACTGGCAGATGGTTATGTCCTCATTGATACTATGGATGGCAAAGAAATGCTCTTTTCTGAGCATTACGCTTGTCCAGTTTGTGGTTTTACAGTCCCTGAGTTAGAGCCTCGTCTATTCTCGTTCAATGCGCCATTTGGCTCTTGTAGCGATTGTGATGGTCTAGGTACGAAATTAGAGGTGGATCTGGATTTGATTGTCCCAGACACAAGTAAGACTCTGCGTGAGGGTGCTTTGGCGCCATGGAATCCAATTTCTTCTAACTACTATCCCCAAATGCTGGAACAGGCTATGAATCATTTTGGCGTAGATATGGATAAGCCTTTTGAAGAGTTGACAGATGACGAGAAGAATCTTATTTTTTACGGTTCTAATGGCAAGGAATTCCATTTCCATTATGAAAATGAGTTTGGTGGTGTGAGAGATATTGATATTCCTTTTGAGGGGTTAGTTATAAATATTGATCGTCGCTACCGTGAAACCAATAGTGACTATACACGGACGGTCATGAAGAGCTATATGAATGAACTGACCTGTGGAACCTGTCATGGGTATCGACTCAATGATCAGGCCTTGTCTGTAAAGGTCGGTGGTGAAAAAGGTTTTCATATCGGACAGTTATCGGATTTATCGGTAGCTGATCATTTGGAAGTTCTATCTCAGTTGACCTTGTCTGCCAACGAAGCCACTATTGCAACTCCCATCATCAAAGAAATCAAGGATAGATTGACATTTCTTAATAATGTTGGACTGAACTATCTAACCCTTTCTCGAGCAGCGGGTACACTTTCAGGTGGGGAAAGCCAGCGAATTCGTCTGGCAACTCAGATTGGTTCAAACCTATCAGGTGTTCTTTATATTCTTGATGAGCCTTCCATTGGCTTGCATCAGCGGGACAATGATCGCCTTATTGCCAGTCTCAAGAAGATGCGAGATTTGGGCAATACCTTGATTGTGGTAGAACACGATGAAGATACTATGCGCGAGGCGGACTGGTTGATTGATATTGGTCCAGGTGCAGGTGTTTTCGGCGGTGAAATCGTTGCTGCCGGAACTCCTGCACAAGTGGCAAAGAATAAAAAATCCATTACGGGTCAATATTTATCTGGCAAGCGTCAAATCCCAGTTCCCTTAGAACGTCGTATTGGTAATGGTCGTTTCTTAGAAGTCACTGGCGCTAAGGAGAACAACCTGCAAGATGTGACCGTTCGTTTCCCCCTTGGTAAATTTTTGGCGGTGACAGGAGTGTCTGGCTCTGGTAAATCAACTCTCGTTAACTCCATTTTGAAAAAAGCCATTGCCCAGAAGCTCAATCGCAATTCGGACAAGCCAGGCAAGTTTGAGTCGATTTCAGGAATTGAACACTTGGATCGTTTGATTGACATTGACCAAAGTCCGATTGGACGGACACCGCGTTCCAACCCTGCTACTTATACAGGTGTTTTTGATGATATTCGTGATCTATTTGCTCAGACAAATGAAGCGAAGATTCGTGGTTATAAAAAGGGGCGTTTCTCCTTTAACGTCAAAGGTGGACGGTGTGAAGCCTGTTCAGGAGACGGTATCATCAAGATTGAAATGCACTTTCTGCCGGATGTCTTTGTTCCATGTGAGGTTTGTCATGGGCATCGTTACAATTCAGAAACGCTAGAGGTTCATTACAAAGAAAAGAACATTGCTCAAGTCCTTGATATGACGGTCAATGATGCGGTGGAATTCTTCAAGCATATACCGAAAATTGAGCGAAAGCTCCGTACTATCCAGGATGTAGGTCTAGGTTATGTAACCTTGGGCCAACCGGCAACGACTCTATCTGGTGGTGAGGCTCAGCGGATGAAGTTGGCTTCGGAGCTCCACAAGCGTTCAACTGGCAAGTCTCTTTATATTCTGGATGAGCCGACAACAGGTCTTCATACGGAGGACATTGCCCAACTGCTCAAAGTTTTGGCTCGTTTCGTGGATGATGGTAATACCGTCCTGGTCATCGAACATAATTTGGATGTGATAAAGACTGCTGATTATATCATTGATATGGGTCCGGAAGGTGGTATCGGTGGTGGTACTGTCGTTGCGACAGGTACCCCAGAAGAAGTTGCAGAAAATCCAGCTAGCTTTACAGGACAGTATCTGAAAATGAAGTTGAAATAA
- the nusB gene encoding transcription antitermination factor NusB, whose product MKNNRHALRKCALQAIVSLEFGQEPVQAAQFSYLYDKEEEQDGVEIPLFLLNLVNGVADYREELDKELSSRLKAGWTLDRLTLIDKNIMRLGLFEISYFEETPDRVAVNEAIELAKEFSDEASAKFVNGVLSQFIKEEA is encoded by the coding sequence ATGAAGAATAACAGACATGCCTTGCGTAAGTGTGCTTTGCAGGCAATCGTATCGCTAGAATTTGGTCAAGAACCAGTTCAAGCAGCTCAATTTTCCTATCTTTATGATAAAGAGGAAGAACAGGATGGGGTTGAAATTCCACTCTTCCTGCTCAATCTTGTAAATGGTGTAGCAGATTATCGCGAGGAACTGGATAAGGAATTATCCAGTCGACTGAAAGCCGGATGGACCCTAGACCGATTGACCCTGATTGATAAGAACATTATGCGATTGGGATTGTTTGAAATCTCGTATTTTGAGGAAACACCGGATCGTGTAGCGGTCAATGAAGCTATTGAACTAGCTAAAGAATTTTCAGATGAAGCTTCAGCTAAGTTTGTCAATGGCGTTTTGAGTCAATTTATAAAAGAAGAAGCCTAG
- a CDS encoding DNA-methyltransferase — protein MTNNEYKYGGVIMTKPYYHKENSILVHADTFEFLSKMKPETMDMIFADPPYFLSNGGISNSGGQVVSVDKGEWDKVSSLEEKHNFNRRWIQLAKKVLKPNGTIWISGSFHNIYSVGMALEQEGFKILNNITWQKTNPAPNLSCRYFTHSTETILWARKNYKKARHYYNYDLMKELNDGKQMKDVWTGGLTVKSEKWAGKHPTQKPEYLLERIILASTKENDYILDPFVGSGTTGVVAKRLGRRFIGIDAERDYLKIAKTRLEKESGKK, from the coding sequence ATGACAAATAACGAATATAAGTATGGAGGGGTTATTATGACGAAACCATACTATCATAAAGAGAATTCCATACTTGTTCATGCGGACACTTTTGAGTTTTTGTCCAAAATGAAACCTGAGACTATGGATATGATTTTTGCAGATCCGCCGTACTTTTTGAGTAATGGTGGAATATCTAATTCAGGTGGTCAAGTTGTATCAGTTGATAAAGGTGAGTGGGATAAAGTTTCCTCACTTGAAGAAAAGCACAACTTTAATCGACGCTGGATTCAGTTAGCTAAAAAAGTTTTGAAACCCAATGGGACGATTTGGATCTCAGGTAGTTTCCACAATATTTATTCAGTTGGAATGGCTTTAGAACAAGAAGGTTTCAAAATTCTGAATAATATTACATGGCAGAAAACGAATCCTGCCCCCAATTTATCCTGTCGTTACTTTACACATTCAACTGAAACAATTCTTTGGGCAAGAAAAAACTATAAGAAAGCTCGTCACTATTATAACTATGATTTGATGAAAGAGTTAAACGATGGAAAACAGATGAAAGATGTCTGGACTGGTGGATTAACAGTAAAATCAGAGAAATGGGCCGGCAAGCATCCAACCCAAAAACCAGAATATCTTTTAGAGCGAATAATATTAGCTAGCACAAAAGAAAATGACTACATTCTAGATCCTTTTGTTGGTAGCGGAACGACAGGAGTTGTAGCGAAGCGATTAGGTAGAAGATTCATTGGAATAGATGCCGAACGAGATTACTTAAAAATAGCGAAAACGAGATTGGAGAAAGAAAGTGGAAAAAAATAG